One Blattabacterium cuenoti DNA window includes the following coding sequences:
- a CDS encoding sugar phosphate nucleotidyltransferase, whose amino-acid sequence MKILIPIAGKGVRLYPHTLCTPKSFISIVGKSILKRLLDELFELIKYFSVKEIIFIIRPNEQKNKIEENLKKLTYDMGISYTIYYQEIPLGTADAILKAKESLVGPIIIVFSDSLFHKISFKKKIHKFSENIIWTKKVSDPHSFGVVKCNSYGKIINFIEKPKYFISDLAIVGLYYFNSGLTLKKELQYLIDNDIKNNKEYQLTSVLENMRKKGENFINQPVKDWMDFGDKKNTISSNSKILSIEYKNNSKLIHKKTILKNSIILNPCYIEEYSTIENSIIGPYVSIGKFTKIKNTNIKTSLVQNYTNIMYSNLKNSIIGNYVNYKELEKEINLGDYSTIV is encoded by the coding sequence TTGGAAAATCCATCTTAAAAAGATTATTAGACGAATTATTTGAATTAATAAAATATTTTTCAGTAAAGGAAATTATATTCATAATACGTCCTAATGAACAAAAAAATAAAATAGAAGAAAACTTAAAAAAGTTAACATATGATATGGGAATATCTTATACTATTTATTATCAAGAAATCCCTCTTGGAACCGCGGATGCTATTTTAAAAGCAAAGGAATCTCTTGTTGGTCCTATAATTATAGTATTTTCTGATTCGTTATTTCATAAAATTTCTTTTAAAAAAAAAATTCACAAATTTTCTGAAAATATTATATGGACAAAAAAAGTATCAGATCCTCATTCTTTTGGTGTAGTAAAATGTAACTCTTATGGAAAAATTATAAATTTTATAGAAAAACCAAAATATTTTATTTCTGATTTAGCCATTGTTGGTTTATATTACTTTAATAGTGGATTAACTCTAAAAAAAGAATTACAATATTTAATAGATAATGATATAAAGAATAATAAAGAATATCAATTAACCTCTGTATTAGAAAATATGAGAAAAAAAGGAGAAAATTTTATAAATCAACCAGTTAAAGATTGGATGGATTTTGGAGATAAAAAAAATACAATTTCTTCAAATTCTAAAATTTTATCTATAGAATATAAAAATAATTCCAAATTAATTCATAAAAAAACTATACTTAAAAATAGTATTATTTTAAATCCATGTTATATAGAAGAATATTCAACGATAGAAAATAGTATAATTGGGCCATATGTTTCAATAGGAAAGTTTACAAAAATAAAAAATACTAATATTAAAACATCCTTAGTTCAAAATTATACAAATATAATGTACTCAAATTTAAAAAACAGTATAATAGGAAATTACGTTAATTATAAAGAATTAGAAAAAGAAATAAACTTAGGAGATTATTCTACTATTGTATAA
- a CDS encoding lytic transglycosylase domain-containing protein — protein MTKTKSIMFFLFFIKSLIVNLNLKLFNFNDKKPISDEKKNVINNMHKNNFFYKKIHTKYSEGMWLLPFGNKFFFKKKQLKKNNYLLHYSFHKNIDFLSKNELKLRLRKINKHSQIKIIKYNNIVYKTVLKYLKLGKYLGKVISLSNYYFPMFEEKLEKYGLPIELKYLAIVESSLNPINISDAGAKGIWQFMPKTGKSYNLHVKNIYDERNDPIKSTDAACRYLKYLHKNIGDWSLSLAAYNSGPKIVNKILKHRKDKKNFWKLWMSFPKETKNYVPKFIAVNYIMNYYKKHNISSYIHFPKYNIRDTILIPVRNKTCLIFISNILNIPIHELVILNPKYSKLTSSKNNLLLRIPRNKILLLKYKSIIRED, from the coding sequence ATGACGAAGACTAAAAGTATTATGTTTTTTTTATTTTTTATAAAAAGTTTAATCGTTAATTTAAATTTAAAATTATTCAATTTCAACGATAAAAAACCTATTTCAGATGAAAAAAAAAATGTAATAAATAATATGCATAAAAATAATTTTTTTTATAAAAAAATACATACAAAATATTCGGAAGGTATGTGGTTATTACCATTTGGTAATAAATTTTTTTTTAAAAAAAAACAACTTAAAAAAAATAATTATTTATTACATTATTCATTCCACAAAAATATTGATTTTTTAAGTAAAAATGAATTAAAATTAAGATTAAGAAAAATTAATAAACACTCTCAAATAAAAATTATAAAATATAACAATATTGTTTATAAAACTGTATTAAAATATTTAAAATTAGGAAAATATCTAGGAAAAGTAATATCATTGTCAAATTATTATTTTCCAATGTTTGAAGAAAAATTAGAAAAATATGGACTTCCTATAGAATTAAAATATTTAGCAATCGTAGAATCTAGTTTAAATCCTATTAATATATCTGATGCAGGTGCAAAAGGAATATGGCAATTTATGCCTAAAACTGGAAAATCATATAATCTACATGTAAAAAATATTTATGATGAACGAAATGATCCAATAAAATCTACTGATGCTGCTTGTCGTTATTTAAAATACTTACATAAAAATATAGGTGATTGGAGCTTATCTTTAGCCGCATATAATTCTGGACCAAAAATTGTAAATAAAATTTTAAAACATCGTAAAGATAAAAAAAATTTTTGGAAATTATGGATGTCTTTTCCTAAAGAAACAAAAAATTATGTTCCTAAGTTTATTGCTGTGAATTATATAATGAATTATTATAAAAAACATAATATATCTTCATATATTCATTTTCCAAAATATAATATTAGAGATACTATATTAATACCTGTAAGAAATAAAACTTGTTTAATTTTTATTTCTAATATTTTGAATATTCCAATTCACGAATTAGTCATTTTAAATCCTAAATATTCTAAACTAACTTCTAGTAAAAATAATTTATTATTAAGAATACCTAGAAATAAAATT
- a CDS encoding Sec-independent protein translocase subunit TatA/TatB: MNFIFIFLILLGTFGTTEIVVIVILALLLFGGKKIPELMRGLGTGLKEFKKASESDNDSNSDTEK; this comes from the coding sequence ATGAATTTTATATTTATTTTTCTTATATTACTTGGTACATTTGGAACTACAGAAATAGTAGTTATAGTTATTCTTGCGCTCTTACTTTTTGGAGGAAAAAAAATCCCGGAATTAATGAGAGGTTTGGGGACAGGACTAAAAGAATTTAAAAAAGCTTCTGAATCTGATAATGATTCTAATTCTGACACTGAAAAATAA